The Magnetospirillum sp. XM-1 genomic interval CGCGGTTCTCCTTGTCCGCCACCAGCTCCAGGGCGCCGATCAGCCCGATTCCGCGCGCCTCGCCCACCAGGGGATGGTCGCGCAACGCTCGCAAGCCGTCCTGCAGCACCGGGCCCACCTTGGCGACATGGGACAAGATGTCGCGCTCGGCATAGATGTTCAGCGTCTCGACAGCCACGGCGGCCGAGACCGGGTGGCCGCCATAGGTGTAGCCGTGGCCGAACACGCCGATGCGCCCGGATTCCTCGGCGACGGGGGCGTAGACCCGCTCGTTGACCATCAGGGCGGAGAGTGGCGCGTAACCCGATGTCAGGCCCTTGGCCAGGGTCATCATGTCGGGGCGGATGCCGAAGGTCTCGGTGCCGAACATCCTTCCGGTGCGCCCGAAGCCGCAGATCACCTCGTCGACCACCAGCAGCACGTCGTATTTGTCCAGCACCGCCTGAATTTTAGGGAAATAGCCGGCGGGGGGCACGATCACGCCGCCGGCCCCCATCACCGGCTCGGCGAAGAAGGCGGCGACGGTGTCGGGCCCCTCGGCCAGGATCTGCGCCTCCAGCTCTTCGGCCAGGCGGGTGGAGAACTCTTCCTCGCTCTCGCCCGCCTTGCCGAAGCGGTAATGGTGGGGACAGGCGGCCCGCAGCACGCCGGGAATGGGCAGGTCGAAGGAGCGCTGGTTGTTGACCAGCCCGGTCAGCGACGCGGTGGCCACGGTGACGCCGTGATAGGCCTTCTCGCGGGCGATGATCTTCTTCTTATGGGGCAGGCCCAGCGCGTTGGCGCGGTAATGGATCAGCTTGATGGCGGTGTCGTTGGCCTCGGACCCCGATCCGGCCAGGAAGACCTTGGACATGGGCACGGGGGCCATCTCCAGCAGGCGGGCGCACAGCTCGACGCCGGCATCATGGGCCTTGTGGCTGAACAGATGATAGAAGGGAAGGCGGCGCATCTGGGCGGCGGCGGCCTCCACCAGCCGCTCCTCGCCCCAGCCCAGCGACGTGCACCACAGACCGGCCAGTCCCTCGATGTAGTCCTTGCCGCTCTCGTCGTAGACCTTGACGCCTTGGCCCCGGGTGATGACCAACGGCCCCACTTCCGGGTGGCGCTTCAGGTTGGTGTAGGGGTGCAGGACCGAATCAACGTCCTTCTCGGCGATGGTGCGGTTGCTGGCGCGCGTCGGCATGGGGCCTCCCGGATTTCGGCGGAAGGCGCAGCATGAACCGCCCCGGCGGGGGGATCAAGCCTCAGGGCTTGGTATGCGATTTCATCTTATAGGCCCCCAGCATGGCAAGCCTCAGGGCTTGGTATGCGACTTCATCTTATAGGCATAGACGTAGAGGTCGTTGTCGCCGGGCTGGCCGCCGGGCCCCTTGGTCTTGCGGGTGGTGCGGAAGAATTCGGCGACCTCGTGGGCCTCCACCTCGTCCTTGGCCAGGCGCGAGATCCAGGCGTCGCCCTTTTCCTTCAGCTTGTGGCCCGAGAACAGCTTGACCTTGGGGCTGGCGGTGAAGCCCACGTACCACTCCCCGAAATTGCCGCCATTGCGGCCGATGCAGTCCTCGATATCGTCGATGATCTCGGTTCGTGATTTCGCAGCCATGCTCTGTCCCCATCCCCATCCCTGTCGGGCCCTGACATCTATAATGGTCATGTTCCGCTCCGGCACAATAGGGCGCGGACCCGAGCCGGCCGGCGACGGCGACGGCGTCAAAAGGCTCTTGCGTCCCCCGGAAAGCGGGCATAGGATGAGATTTCGTCCCGCCCATTGGCGCGGGACGGCAGCCACCAAACAAATGGGGTTGACGGCGCCGGCACTGCGGTATAGAACCCGCGCCTCGCCGCCGGGGACCCTGGTTCTTTTGGTGGCGGGACGGCCCGGTCAGCGGGTTTTGCCTTCGGGTAAAAACAGCGGTTGACAGGGTCGGATGGGGCGGTTAAAACCCGCCTCCCGCAGCGACGGACCGATTGGTTCAAAGCGGCGGGGAACGGCCCGGTCAGCGGGATTTGCGGTGACGCAAAAGACTGGTTGACAGGGTCGGACGGGGCGGTTAAAACCCGCCTCCCTTCACGAGGGACCTTCGGGTTTTGAGTGGGGGAACGGCCCGGTCAGCGGGTTTTGCGGGAACGCAAAAAACTGGTTGACAGGGTCGGATGGGGCGAGTAAAACCCGCCCCTCGCTGCGACGGACCGAAAGGGCCGGGGCGGCAAAAAGGACCGGGTCAACGGTTTCCGCCTTCGGGTGAAAATGAAGTGTTGACAAGGATTTACGGGTCGGGTAGAAACCGGCCTCCCCGCTGAGGCGGGGCCTTCGCCGAGACGAAGGATCGGAGATCGGGCAACTGGTTTCCTGCTGTTTTACAAGTGAAGAGACAGGAAGGGATGCGCAGGCGGCGTCGGTGCCGTAATCTGGAGCCGACTAAAGCTTGTACATCCTAAGCTATGCGTAGAATGTAATTTGCTTTGGACGAGCTCTATTCCAAAGGTCTCCGGACGCTTTGGAAGTCAACTTGAGAGTTTGATCCTGGCTCAGAACGAACGCTGGCGGCAGGCTTAACACATGCAAGTCGAACGAAGTCTTCGGACTTAGTGGCGCACGGGTGAGTAACACGTGGGAATATACCTCTTGGTGGGGAATAACATCGGGAAACTGATGCTAATACCGCATACGCCCTTCGGGGGAAAGATTTATCGCCGAGAGATTAGCCCGCGTCCGATTAGCTAGTTGGTGAGGTAATGGCTCACCAAGGCGACGATCGGTAGCTGGTCTGAGAGGATGATCAGCCACACTGGGACTGAGACACGGCCCAGACTCCTACGGGAGGCAGCAGTGGGGAATATTGGACAATGGGGGAAACCCTGATCCAGCCATGCCGCGTGAGTGATGAAGGCCTTAGGGTTGTAAAGCTCTTTCACCCACGACGATGATGACGGTAGTGGGAGAAGAAGCCCCGGCTAACTTCGTGCCAGCAGCCGCGGTAATACGAAGGGGGCTAGCGTTGTTCGGAATTACTGGGCGTAAAGCGCACGCAGGCGGTGATCATAGTCAGAAGTGAAAGCCCTGGGCTCAACCCGGGAATTGCTTTTGATACTGGATCGCTAGAATCACGGAGAGGGTAGTGGAATTCCGAGTGTAGAGGTGAAATTCGTAGATATTCGGAAGAACACCAGTGGCGAAGGCGACTACCTGGCCGTCGATTGACGCTCATGTGCGAAAGCGTGGGGAGCAAACAGGATTAGATACCCTGGTAGTCCACGCCGTAAACGATGAGTGCTAGTTGTTGGGGTGCATGCACCTCAGTGACGCAGCTAACGCGTTAAGCACTCCGCCTGGGGAGTACGGCCGCAAGGTTAAAACTCAAAGGAATTGACGGGGGCCCGCACAAGCGGTGGAGCATGTGGTTTAATTCGAAGCAACGCGCAGAACCTTACCAGCCCTTGACATGGGACGTATGTTTGCCAGAGATGGTGACTTGTCTTCGGACGCGTCCACACAGGTGCTGCATGGCTGTCGTCAGCTCGTGTCGTGAGATGTTGGGTTAAGTCCCGCAACGAGCGCAACCCTCATCTTCAGTTGCCATCATTTAGTTGGGCACTCTGAAGAAACTGCCGGTGACAAGCCGGAGGAAGGTGGGGATGACGTCAAGTCCTCATGGCCCTTACGGGCTGGGCTACACACGTGCTACAATGGTGGTGACAGTGGGTCGCTAACTCGCGAGAGTATGCTAATCCCTAAAAGCCATCTCAGTTCGGATTGCACTCTGCAACTCGAGTGCATGAAGTCGGAATCGCTAGTAATCGTGGATCAGCATGCCACGGTGAATACGTTCCCGGGCCTTGTACACACCGCCCGTCACACCATGGGAGTTGGCTTTACCCGAAGCCGGTGCGCTAACCGCAAGGAGGCAGCCGACCACGGTAAGGTCAGCGACTGGGGTGAAGTCGTAACAAGGTAGCCGTAGGGGAACCTGCGGCTGGATCACCTCCTTTCAAGGATGTCCCTCAGATCTTCGCTCACACGGGATCTATCGGACGTACCTTCAAAACACGGCTCGGCGCCGTCTTCGCATCCCTTCCTCGAATGAAACCGAAACTCGGGCTCGTAGCTCAGCTGGTCAGAGCACACGCTTGATAAGCGTGGGGTCGTAAGTTCAAATCTTACCGGGCCCACCATCCGATCCGTCTGATGCGCCTTCCGAGCCAAATCCCAAAAGGGGCCATAGCTCAGTTGGGAGAGCGCGTGCTTTGCAAGCATGAGGTCGTCGGTTCGATCCCGTCTGGCTCCACCATTACCTTGGTGTCGAGCTTAGGGAATTCATTCGAGGTTGTCTCAGATACGCCGGAAGCCGATCTTCTGGCCTGGCCGAACCCTTTACGGGTTTCGCCTGCTCTATCTCATCGTGAATAGGTTTTTCTGATCTGGCGTGCGCCGGATGCTGCTAGTCAAGGCAGCGTGAAAGCGCACACTGAATTAGTATCTTCGCTGAACATCAAGTGTTTCATGCGTCGGGCTTGTCCCTGCGTATGGAGCGATCAAGCGTCAAAAGGGCATTTCGTGGATGCCTTGGCACTGAGAGGCGATGAAGGACGTGGCACTCTGCGAAAAGCCACGGGGAGCCGAGAGCAGGCTTTGATCCGTGGATATCCGAATGGGGAAACCCCACCGTAAGGTGATCCCACACTGAATACATAGGTGTGGGAGGCGAACCGGGCGAACTGAAACATCTAAGTAGCCCGAGGAAAGGACATCAACCGAGACTCCGCTAGTAGTGGCGAGCGAACGCGGACCAGCCCAGTGATGTTGTGTACATAATCTGAACCGTCTGGAAAGTCGGGCCATAGAGCGTGATAGCCGCTTAAGAGTAAACCGCACAGCATCCTCGAGTAAGGCGGGACACGTGAAATCCTGTCTGAACATGGGGGGACCACCCTCCAAGGCTAAGTACTCCTCAGTGACCGATAGCGAACTAGTACCGTGAGGGAAAGGTGAAAAGCACCCCGACAAGGGGAGTGAAATAGTACCTGAAACGGAATGCCTACAAGCAGTCGGAGCCCCCTTGAGGGGTGACGGCGTACCTTTTGTATAATGGGTCAGCGAGTTAGTGTATGCAGCAAGCTTAAGCCGGTAGGCGTAGGCGCAGCGAAAGCGAGTCTGAATAGGGCGACGAGTTGCATGCATTAGACCCGAAACCGGGTGATCTAGCCATGGGCAGGTTGAAGGTGGGGTAACACCCACTGGAGGACCGAACTCACGTCTGTTGAAAAAGACGGAGATGACCTGTGGTTAGGGGTGAAAGGCCAATCAAACTCGGAAATAGCTGGTTCTCCGCGAAAGCTATTTAGGTAGCGCCTCGGACGAATACCTACGGGGGTAGAGCACTGGATGGGCTAGGGGGTCCCAAAGACCTACCAAACCTAACCAAACTCCGAATACCGTAGAGTACTATCCGGGAGACAGACGGTGGGTGCTAAGGTCCATCGTCAAAAGGGAAACAGCCCAGACCGCCAGCTAAGGTCCCCAAGTCATGGCTAAGTGGGAAAGGATGTAAGACGGCCAAAACAACCAGGAGGTTGGCTTAGAAGCAGCCATCCTTTAAAGAAAGCGTAATAGCTCACTGGTCTAATAGCTGTCTCGCGCCGAAAATGTACCGGGGCTCAAGCCATGCACCGAAGCTGCGGGTGTGCAGCAATGCACGCGGTAGCGGAGCGTTCCGTAAGCCTGCGAAGGCGTCATCGTGAGAGGCGCTGGAGGTATCGGAAGTGAGAATGCTGACATGAGTAGCGACAAACAGTGTGAGAAACACTGTCGCCGAAAGTCCAAGGGTTCCTGCGCAAGGCTAATCCGCGCAGGGTAAGCCGGCCCCTAAGGCGAGGGCGAAAGCCGTAGTCGATGGGAACCACGTTAATATTCGTGGGCCTGCTGGAAGTGACGGCCTCCGTGTATCGTATCCTCTTATCGGATTGAGGGTGCGGTGAAGGGGGTCCAGGAAATAACTCCAGCGTATAGACCGTACCCTAAACCGACACAGGTGGACTGGTAGAGTATACCAAGGCGCTTGAGAGAACGATGTTGAAGGAACTAGGCAAATTGACCCCGTAACTTCGGGATAAGGGGTACCTCTCTTTGCGCAAGCAGAGGGGGGTGGCACAGACCAGGGGGTGGCGACTGTTTACTAAAAACACAGGGCTCTGCGAAGTCGAAAGACGACGTATAGGGTCTGACGCCTGCCCGGTGCCGGAAGGTTAAAAGGAGGGGTGCAAGCTCTGAATTGAAGCCCCGGTAAACGGCGGCCGTAACTATAACGGTCCTAAGGTAGCGAAATTCCTTGTCGGGTAAGTTCCGACCTGCACGAATGGCGTAACGACTTCCCCGCTGTCTCCAACATCGACTCAGCGAAATTGAATTCTCCGTGAAGATGCGGAGTACCCGTGGCTAGACGGAAAGACCCCGTGCACCTTTACTACAGCTTTGCAGTGGTACTAGGATGTGGATGTGTAGGATAGGTGGGAGCCTATGAAGCACTGGCGCCAGCCGGTGTGGAGGCAACCTTGAAATACCACCCTTCTGCTTCCTGGTATCTAACCGCGCCCCGTGAACCCGGGGCCGGGACCCTGCATGGCGGGTAGTTTGACTGGGGCGGTCGCCTCCCAAAGAGTAACGGAGGCGCGCGATGGTGGGCTCAGGCTGGTCGGAAATCAGCTGTCGAGTGCAATGGCATAAGCCCGCCTGACTGCGAGACAAACAAGTCGAGCAGAGACGAAAGTCGGTCATAGTGATCCGGTGGTCCCGCGTGGAAGGGCCATCGCTCAACGGATAAAAGGTACGCCGGGGATAACAGGCTGATCTCCCCCAAGAGTCCACATCGACGGGGAGGTTTGGCACCTCGATGTCGGCTCATCACATCCTGGGGCTGGAGCAGGTCCCAAGGGTTCGGCTGTTCGCCGATTAAAGTGGTACGTGAGCTGGGTTTAGAACGTCGTGAGACAGTTCGGTCCCTATCTACCATGGGTGTTGGAAACTTGAGAGGACCTGTCCCTAGTACGAGAGGACCGGGATGGACGCACCTCTAGTGTACCGGTTGTCGCGCCAGCGGCATCGCCGGGTAGCCATGTGCGGACGAGATAACCGCTGAATGCATCTAAGCGGGAAGCTCCCCTCAAAACTAGGTTTCCCTATCAGAGCCGTGGAAGACCACCACGTTGATAGGCAGCATGTGGAAGCGTGGTAACACGTGAAGCTAAGCTGTACTAATCGCTCGATCGGCTTGATCGCCCATGCGTAGCGGCAAGCCCGACACAAGAAACACTTGAAACGTGCACAGGTACTAATCCCAGATCAGATCTTCGTTTCCTTCGACGACCAGGTGGTCATAGCGAGGGCCCTCCACCCGATCCCATCCCGAACTCGGACGTGAAACCCCTCTGCGCCGATGGTACTGTGTCTTAAGGCACGGGAGAGTAGGACGCTGCCTGGTCTTCAAAGGAAACGAACAAAACCTAACACGATGAATACACCGGCCCCATAAAGGCCGGTGTAAACGTTTTACGGCCAATCCATCGGCCAACACCTTGCCGCGGGGTGGAGCAGCCCGGTAGCTCGTCAGGCTCATAACCTGAAGGTCGCAGGTTCAAATCCTGCCCCCGCAACCACAGACAGTTGACTCCCCGGTCCCAAAAGGCCGGGGAGTTTGCTTTTGGAGCTCCTCCCAGCCGCAAGGGCCAGGAGTTCGGCCAGAACTCCATGGACATCCATGCGCATCCCGTCCGGTGCGTCGGGATCCGGGATCATCTCCACCTTGGTGATCAACTGGCGGATCAACTCCGTCGCCTCGATCTTGATCTCGGGATCGTTGAGTGCGTCGGCGAGCTCGGCCACCTTGCGGGCATAGACCTGGGCGAGATTGGGCATCATGGTGATTACCCCGTCATCGGCCGGCTGCGCTGCCATCTCCGCTTCAATTTGCGCCTGCTCGCGCTCGCGCTCGATCAGGCGATCCAGAATCGATTTTGGTGCCTTGCCGGATTCGACCATGTCCACCATCCCCTTGATGGCAGCCTTGGCATCAGCCAGCCGCTTCGCGAGCTGGGATTGAGTTTTGGCGGCGTTTTTACGCGCGGACGCCAACTGGCGCTGGACCTCGGCCACATACGCTTCGACCCGATCCGGCTCCAACAATTTGTGCTTGAGGCATGCGAGAACGCGGTCCTCAACTTTCTGGCGGGTGATGGTCTTGCCATTGGTACACATGCCGGTGCCGCGCCGGTGGTTGGCGCAGCCATATCTGTCCTTGCCCAGGATGATGTAATTGCCGCCACAGCACGAGCATTTGAGTAGATGTGCCAGCAGGTATCTGGGCCGATGGGTGGCGTTGAGGTCGGGAATGGTATCGCTTTTGGAATGGGCCTTGGCCTTATGGCCGATAGCTACGAGCCGGGCCTGAACAATCTCCCATAGGTCCTGGTCGATAATGCGCAGGTGCGGCACCTCGGCGGTTTTGATATCGGCGGGATCGTTGATTTTAGCTACCCGCTTGCCGGTCTTTGGCAGGCGGATGAAGCGGCACCGGTTCCACACCAGACGCCCAATATAAAGCTCGTTCCGCAGGATGCCGGTGCCGCGCTTGCCCTGGCCACGGATAGTGGTGTTGCGCCAGAGGCGGCCACCAGGACCTGGAACACCTTCGCTGTTGAGCGTGGCGACGATCACCTCGGGGGTATGGCCGGCGGCGTAGAGGGTAAAGATGCGCCGGACGACATCGGCCTCTTGCTCGATGATCTCTCGGTCGCCCGCCTCAGTGGTCTTGCCCGTCTTGATCGGCGGCAGGGCGCGGTATCCATAGGCGATGCCGCCGGCCAGTTTGCCTTGATCGATGCGCCCGGCCTGGCCGCGCTTGGTCTTGTGCCCAAGGTCCTTCGAAAATTGTTGGGCGACCAAGCCCAGCATGGAGATGTGGAGGTCGCTGATCTCACCGGTCTGGACCGTATGCATCTTGATCCCGTCGGCGGATAAGGTGTCGTACATGTCTGCGAGATCAGCGAGGCGACGGCTGATGCGGTCGATGCTTTCGGCCAACAGGACGTCAAAGCGATGTCGCGCGGCATCGCCAAGCAGGCGTTGATATTCGCTGCGAAAAGCCGTGCGGCCGGTCACTTCGGAGTCCGAGTAGGTGTCCACCACAATCCAACCCAGGCGCGCAGCATAGGCGCGGCAGGAGGCCAGCTGGTCGTTGATACTGGCCTCGCGCTGATTGTCGCTGGAATATCTGGCATAAATTACACATTTCATATGTTCAATCCTTTTCTTGTTGTTATGGCTCAGCGGAGGAGGAGGGCGGCCGACACGATGGCGATGGCCATCATCAGCCGTTTTGTGATGTCACCAGACTCTGGATTGGCCACCCATGCGGCAACCGTTTGCCGAGCGAGCAGTTTGACCAAATCAGTGATGGCAGGGTGAGACTTAGCCTCCTCATTCAGGGAGCGCTCGGTCTTGGTGGTACGAATTGCAGGTGATGTTGTCATGGTATGCCTCGAAAAAATAACTTTGAAGGGAAAAATGGATTTTCTGGCGTCGGCTAATGGCGACGCCAGGACGCAATCAGCGAGTGGCCGGCACCAGCTTTCGGCGGGCCCGGGCCGTGAGGCTTGGATCCACTACGTGGCCGAGGGCCGAAATCTCGCCATTTGCCGAGCGGCGGGCAAGGATCAGGTACACGCCGTCCGCATCGGGAGAAGGGGTTTCGCTTGGCAAGCTGACCATCGGAGCGTCCGGAGCATCGGCCTCAATATGTTGGGCCGAAGCTGATTTTTTCAGTCGCTGCCTTTTGGCCCAGGCCTTGGCGCAGGCATCGACGCCGCCAGCCTCGGAGATGCTGTTGATCGCCTAGCCCGGATCCACGCCCTCGGCGGCCAAATGGCAGAGTGCCCTGGCGCAGTAGCTTTGCGCACGGCGATCAATGTTAGGCATGGCCAGACGGATGATCGGCAGCATGGGATTGGCCGTCGTGGCCGCTGTGATTCGGATATTGTACGCTCGCAGTGCGAGCAGGACCGGACTCATGTCGTGGCGGTGGTGGTGGGCCAGGGTGTAGGTATCGGCGAGAATCTGAATCAATCCCTGATGCGTCCGTCCAACCATGGCTTGATGACGCTTGGCCTTGCCTCTGAGGTCATCGATCTCATCGATGATAGCCGTTGGGGGCACATCACCTTGGGGGATCGATAGCGCCCAGTCGAGACCGTCCAGCCATGAGTCGCTCAGGCCAAATGCGGACTGAACCGTCTCTTCGGCATTGCCTGCCCCTAGCATTAATTCCTGGGCATCGCCCCTGTCGTGGCCATCCAGCAAATCTGGTGTATCCAATTGTGCCAACGCGCCGTCAACCGCGCCTTCCTTATTAGTAGTCGTATATTCCATATGGTGTCCTCGTTTTGAAATCCCGGCAAAATCGCCGTATCAATGATATTGGTTCGATTTTTCGGCGAGCTCAGATTTTTGTCGTCTGCGTGGATTTCGCAGCGCAAAGCGGTCCGCCCCCATGTCTGAGGCAGTGACGCCAGTCAGGCCAAATTGGCACGCGCGAATGGCCCACGAATGAAAAAGGAATATATACCTAGTTAAATTAGGGGGATGCGAACCAATATACAAAATAGGACAGGAATGAAACTAAGGCGTTGAAAGGGCTCGGTTATACATCGCTGGCGCGATGTCTGGATTTATGAGCGATAGGGGGGATGGCGTTATATAGGATGGAGGTGCGTATCATTGGTGGCAGATCGGCCACGGGGGCGGCGGCTTACCGCTCGACCAGCGCGATGACATCGGCGCTCGCGGCCGCCGCCTATCGTGCCTGTGACCGCTTGGTTGGCACCAGGGCGGCGGATGGACTCCGGCGCGCCCACACCTGGGATTACCGCAGCAAGACCGGCTTGGCGTGGTCTGAGATCATGATCCCGGCCGGCGCGCCTGAGTGGATGCGTGATCGCCAGCGCCTGTGGTCGGCGGTCGATGGCACGGAGACCCGCAAGGACGCCCAATACGCGCGCGAGCTGCTGGCGACCTTGCCGCGCGAGTTGCCCCTGGAGGCTGCCGTTACGGCCTTTAAGGACTGGGTGGCGGAGAATGTCGTTGCCCTGGGCATGGTCGCCGATATCTGCGTGCACGCCTACGGCACGGCCCTTGATCCGCACAAGCCGGAGCAGGCGCGACGGCTGCGGGAGATTGTCGATCGTACCTGGCCGATCTATGACATGCCAACCAATGGCATGACCCCGGACAAGATCCCCGAAGGTCCCCATATCCTGCGCTATCCCAACGGCATGCAGCGTGTCTATCAGCCCCATGCCCATGTGATGCTGACCATGCGATCCCTGACCAAGGACGGCTTTGGCAACAAGGAGAGGGCCTGGAATCGGCATGCCCAGTTGTATGCATGGAGGCAAGGCTGGGAGGAGGCTTACAACGCCCTGCTGGCTGCCCATGGCAGTGCCGATATCCTCAGTTCCAAGGCCACTTGGAAGCGCGAATTGGATGCCGCCCACGATGCCGGCGACGAGGCGGAGGCCGAGCGGCTGAGCCAGACATTTACACCCCGCACGGTCGATGCCGGCGGGGGCTATTACGCCGCCCTTGAGGGGCGGCCACCCCATAATCCCAAGCAATTTAAGGAGATGACACCTATGGATTTTAACAAAGCAATTTCGGAACAAAAAGTGAAGACACAGCGCGCATTGCAGGGCCGGGATGAGGTGTACGAGGCAGCCGAATTCGAGCTTTTGTGCGATCTGCAGAGCAGCAAGACTGAGGCCGATAAAGCCAAAGCCCAGAATGAGCAACTGGCGAACCAGCTTGTTGCTGTGGAGGCCAAGCACGACCAAGCCATCGCACGCGCGGAAACGATGGAGACCGAGCTCAAGAGAGCTGGTGACCTGCTCCAGGACGCCAGCAAGCAGAAACAACGAGTCCAGGCTCTGGAGCGGACCTGTGCCGAGCAGGCCTCTGAAGTGAGCCGCATTAGAACGG includes:
- a CDS encoding aspartate aminotransferase family protein gives rise to the protein MPTRASNRTIAEKDVDSVLHPYTNLKRHPEVGPLVITRGQGVKVYDESGKDYIEGLAGLWCTSLGWGEERLVEAAAAQMRRLPFYHLFSHKAHDAGVELCARLLEMAPVPMSKVFLAGSGSEANDTAIKLIHYRANALGLPHKKKIIAREKAYHGVTVATASLTGLVNNQRSFDLPIPGVLRAACPHHYRFGKAGESEEEFSTRLAEELEAQILAEGPDTVAAFFAEPVMGAGGVIVPPAGYFPKIQAVLDKYDVLLVVDEVICGFGRTGRMFGTETFGIRPDMMTLAKGLTSGYAPLSALMVNERVYAPVAEESGRIGVFGHGYTYGGHPVSAAVAVETLNIYAERDILSHVAKVGPVLQDGLRALRDHPLVGEARGIGLIGALELVADKENRAPFPPELTVGAKVVAKAQNNGVILRAMGDAVAFAPPLVISEGEIREMLRRFRDALDEAHGDLARG
- a CDS encoding recombinase family protein is translated as MKCVIYARYSSDNQREASINDQLASCRAYAARLGWIVVDTYSDSEVTGRTAFRSEYQRLLGDAARHRFDVLLAESIDRISRRLADLADMYDTLSADGIKMHTVQTGEISDLHISMLGLVAQQFSKDLGHKTKRGQAGRIDQGKLAGGIAYGYRALPPIKTGKTTEAGDREIIEQEADVVRRIFTLYAAGHTPEVIVATLNSEGVPGPGGRLWRNTTIRGQGKRGTGILRNELYIGRLVWNRCRFIRLPKTGKRVAKINDPADIKTAEVPHLRIIDQDLWEIVQARLVAIGHKAKAHSKSDTIPDLNATHRPRYLLAHLLKCSCCGGNYIILGKDRYGCANHRRGTGMCTNGKTITRQKVEDRVLACLKHKLLEPDRVEAYVAEVQRQLASARKNAAKTQSQLAKRLADAKAAIKGMVDMVESGKAPKSILDRLIEREREQAQIEAEMAAQPADDGVITMMPNLAQVYARKVAELADALNDPEIKIEATELIRQLITKVEMIPDPDAPDGMRMDVHGVLAELLALAAGRSSKSKLPGLLGPGSQLSVVAGAGFEPATFRL
- a CDS encoding MobA/MobL family protein; protein product: MEVRIIGGRSATGAAAYRSTSAMTSALAAAAYRACDRLVGTRAADGLRRAHTWDYRSKTGLAWSEIMIPAGAPEWMRDRQRLWSAVDGTETRKDAQYARELLATLPRELPLEAAVTAFKDWVAENVVALGMVADICVHAYGTALDPHKPEQARRLREIVDRTWPIYDMPTNGMTPDKIPEGPHILRYPNGMQRVYQPHAHVMLTMRSLTKDGFGNKERAWNRHAQLYAWRQGWEEAYNALLAAHGSADILSSKATWKRELDAAHDAGDEAEAERLSQTFTPRTVDAGGGYYAALEGRPPHNPKQFKEMTPMDFNKAISEQKVKTQRALQGRDEVYEAAEFELLCDLQSSKTEADKAKAQNEQLANQLVAVEAKHDQAIARAETMETELKRAGDLLQDASKQKQRVQALERTCAEQASEVSRIRTDLDAARRQAEAAEQALCDEEMARTHAQSALREQNILLDNMADYVTGVHIDRPRIADDATAIGRLLTHAEEQGKRLRQAESAIKHLASGVSRLLRSAAQLLPAKVVNWLVKGWNHLVEAVRGDAPLVADLLPTSLDIELPDLSGAPTNQPTAAPAQPVTVAVRAPAQSLVQHSQKEPVSSEMAKPGALVLPPNATKHDVRAFYEKLVIAEENDTFWGHYEATEAAADEAERRGELDSPYHHALRQLNKHLGAISFDSEPSAQKVDIPAKRPTVSMDRPLSGPTTNRPAPASVVAPRPASNPASSQAPQPKPAIPSAAQLPQAKPPTGYKPPVR